In the genome of Massilia sp. UMI-21, the window GCGGAATTCGTTCAGGACTTCGTCGTCGAGGTAGATCGTGATACGGGTCTTGCGCTTCGGCGGACGGGCGCGGCGTGCGGGTGCTGCATGCAGGGTCGATTCGGTATTCATGGGATCTCCTTCGGTAGCGAGGCTGCAGTACCGCAGCCAACAGAACGCACTATACGTACGCGCGACCTGGCATGCCCGGCAAAAGCGACGAGATGCAGATTTACGTGACTGAACTGCATAAAGCCGCGCTGAACCGTGTGACCGGCTTTGCGGCGTCGGGTAAGATGTGGTGAACTTGACATGATTGGAGTATGACCAATGGCTGCAGGCAGTTTGCTGGCATTACTGGACGATATTGCATCGGTCCTCGACGACGTTTCCGTGATGAGCAAGGTGGCGGCCAAGAAAACTGCCGGCGTGCTCGGCGACGACCTGGCGCTCAATGCCCAGCAGGTGACCGGGGTGAATGCCGACCGTGAACTGCCGGTGGTGTGGGCGGTGGCCAAGGGCTCGCTCAAGAACAAGGCCATCCTGGTGCCGGCGGCGCTGGCGATCTCGGCCTTCATTCCCTGGCTGATTACCCCCTTGCTGGTGATTGGCGGCGCCTTCCTGTGCTACGAGGGTTTCGAGAAGCTGGCGCATAAATTTCTACACAGCAAGGAAGAAGACGCGCAGCGCAAGGCAGAACACGTCGCCCACCTGGCCGCCACCGAAGTCGACATGTGTGCGCTGGAGAAGGAAAAGATCAATGGTGCGGTGCGCACCGATTTCATCCTGTCGGCCGAAATCATCGTGATCGCCCTCGGTACCGTGGAAAACGCACCGTTCAGCCAGCAGGTCATGGTCCTGACCGCGATTGCGCTGGTGATGACGGTCGGCGTGTATGGCCTGGTGGCGGCCATTGTGAAGATGGACGATGCCGGGCTTTACCTGAGCCAGAAGGCCGGCAGCCTGGCACGCGGCACCGGCCGGCTGCTGCTCGCCACCGCACCCAAGCTGATGAAATTCCTGTCGGTGGTCGGCACCGCGGCCATGTTCATGGTCGGTGGCGGCATCATCGCCCACGCCTGGGCGCCGCTGCATCACTTTGCCGAACAGGCGGCCGAGGTGACGGCAGGCGTGCCGGGCATCGGCGGCGTGCTGGCGGCGATCACCCCGACGGTGGTCGATGCGCTGGCCGGCGTGGTGGTCGGCGCCATCGTGCTGGCGGTGGTGACGGTCGTGCAGCGCCTGCGCGGCAAGAAGGGCCATTGATTGCAGCCACCCCGGCGCCAGCGCAGTCAAGCAAGGGGCAGGCATGGAGCGGCACGATTTTCGCGCCTGCTCTAGACTAGCTGCGGCGGCTTAGCGCGGCGCCTGCCGCCAGTCCCAGCGCGAAGCCGGCGTACACGATCGCCAGCGACGGCTTGGACAAGTGCTTTTCATAGCCGGGCTGCAGGCGTTTGGGCGTGAGCTTGTAGTCGGCGAAGCAGGCGAAAGCCGAAGTGGCGGCTGCGGCGCCCAGGTAGCCGGCCGGCGTACTGCGGTCGAGATACCTGCCAGCGAAACGCTCGAACAGCACCGACCAGAACGTGGCGCTCACATGGTGGATCAGGTAACCCGGGACGGTGTATTGCATGGACGGGCCGGTGTGGCGCGCCGCCTTGTCGCCATGGATCCAGTGGCTGACCGCATTGGTGGGCGCGAAGGCGCTGCCGACCTCTTTCTTGCCGAGCGCGGCCAGGGCCACCGTCGAGAGCAGGCTGGAGGCGGTGCCGGAGACGAGGCCGCGCTGTAGTGCCGTGTTCCAGTTTTCCATTGGATCCTCTTGTTGAATGCATGGCGTGAAAGGAAGCATGGATGCGGATCTTGCTGACGGGAGCCAGCGGTTTCATCGGCCAGCACCTGCTGCAGGCATTGCTGGCCGAAGGGCACCACGTGGTCTGCGCGCAGCGCCGGGCCGCAACGCCAGCCGAATCCGGCGCCGGCGCCGGGACACCCTGCGCCACCATCCATGCGGACTTCGCCCAAGATACCGATGAATCGGCCTGGCTGGCGCGCATCAAGGGCTCAAGGGCGGCCAGCGCGGCGGCGAGCACTGTCCAGGAAGGCGGTCGACGACTACCTGGCCTCGCTTCCGCCGCGCGCCTGCATCACCCAGTCCTCGCTGGTCTACGGCAGCGCGGGCGCCAGCAGCAAAGTCTTGCGCAGCCTGGCCAGCATGCCGCTGGCGCTGCGTTTCGTCAGCGCGCCGCAGCGGGTACGGCGCCGTCAGCTTCGACCCGGCGCCGGGCCTGGGCATCCTGTTCCTGAAGAAGCGGCGCAGTACTGGCGCTACTTCCGTATCTGGGTCATGCTCGGCGTCCCGGCCTTCATCGCCTTCATCGTGATTTTCTGGCTGATGGTGGCCAAGCCGACCTGACCCGCCAACCGCAACTTTTTGATTGAAGGAGAACCCCATGCGGGCTTACCAGATTCTTCCCGGTGCGAACATCGACGGGCTGCAATGCATCGACTACCCCGATCGCGATCTCGGCCACGGCGAGGTGCGCATTCGCGTGCACGCCGTCTCGCTGAACTACCGCGACCTGATGGTTGCCAGCGGCAACTACCTGGTCACGGTGGACGATCCCATCATTCCGTGCTCGGACGGCGCCGGCGAAGTGCTGGCGGTCGGCCCGGGCGTGACGCGGGTGCAGGTCGGCGACCGCGTGGCGGGCTCCTTCTTTCCCTACTGGCAGGACGGCGCAACATCTCCCGAGAAGATCCGCCATGCGCTGGGCGGCGACATCGACGGCATGCTGGCCGAGGAAGTGGTGCTGCACGAGGACGCGCTGGCGAAGATTCCGGCCTCGCTGAGCTTCGTCGAGGCGGCCACCATGCCCTGCGCCGGCGTCACCGCGTGGAATGCGATTTTTGTGTCCAGCAACCAGCTCAAGCCGGGCGACACCGTGCTGCTGCTCGGGACCGGCGGCGTCTCGGTGCTGGGGATGCAGCTGGCCAGGGCGGCCGGCCTGCGCACCATCATCACCTCGTCCAGCGACGAGAAGCTGCAGCGCGCCCGCGAACTCGGCGCCCACCATACGATCAATTACCAGGCGATTCCCGAGTGGCACGAAGAGGTGCTGGCCGTGACGCAGGGCCGGGGCGCGAACGTGGTGCTGGAGGTCGGCGGCAAGGGCACCGTGAACCGCTCGGTGTCGGCGGCCGCGATGGGCGGTACGGTGGCGATCATCGGCGGCGTCAGCGGTTTTGGCGGCGAGGTGAATCCGGCTGCGCTGCTGGCGAGCGCCAAGCGCATGGTCGGCATTTTCGTGGGCAGCCGGGCGATGCTGGAGGACGTCATGCGCCTTGCCGACACCACGGGCCTGAAACCCGTGATCGACCGCGTGTTCCCGTTTGCACAGGCGCAGGACGCCTACCGCTACATGGAATCGGGCTCGCACTTCGGCAAGGTGGTCATCGACGTGACCGGCCAGGCCTGACTAGCGCTTCTGCGGCACCAGCTCGATCTGGTACAGCTTGGGCCACAGCTTGCCGGTCACGAACAGGCGCTTGCCCTTGCTGTCCCAGGCGATGCCGTTCAGGACGGCGTCCGGATCGAGGGTGCCGCGCTGCGCGGGCGGCAGCAGGCCCTCCAGGTTGATCACGCCTTTCACGCTGCCATCCTGGGGATCGATGCGCACGATCAGGTCGCTGCCCCAGATGTTCGCGAACAGCTCGCCCTCGACCATCTCGAGCTCGTTCAGCTGGGCGATCGGCTTGCCCTGGTGCGTCACCTGGATGCGGCGCAGCTCCTTCATGGTCTTCGGCTCCAGGATGCGAATGAAGGAGCTGCCGTCGCTCATGTACACATGTCTGGCATCGCTGGCCAGGCCCCAGCCTTCGCCGACGTACTTGAAGGTGCTCTTCAGCTTGAAGGTCTTGCGGTCGAACACGTAGCCGACCTGCGAGGTCCAGGTGAGGGCGAGGATGTCGTTCCCGACCGGGGTCGCGCCTTCGCCGAAGACTTCCGCCGGCATGTCGGCCTGCTGCAGCACCTTGCCGCTGGCCAGATCCACCCGGCGCACCCAGGACGTGCCGTTGCGGCCGGTGGTCTCGAACAGGTGGCCATCGCGGAAGAACAGGCCCTGGGTAAAGGCTTTCGGATCGTGCGGGTAGGTGTTCTTGACAACGAAGCCGTAGATGGGGACGGCTGCCTGGGCTGCGCCGGCGAGGCTGACGGCGAGGGCGAAGGTGGCGAGTGGTTTCAGCATGGTGCGGAAACTGTACCATGTTCGTGGGCGGCCGGCTGCGCCGCCCTCCGTTAAAACAAGGACAGGTTCGGCGACGGTTCGGCTGCCTTGCGAACCGTCTGCGGCGCAGCCCAGTCCTTCATGCGCGCCGCCGGATAGTGGCGGAGAAAAGTGCGCGCCGTCTCGACGTCGCGGCAGGCCAGCCAGTCGTCGAGTTCTTCCGGCGCGATCACGACCAGCGAACGCTTCTCGTCGCCGGGCTTGTGCATGCGCGACATCAGGGGATGCGTATCGGCGTTGATGGTGATCTGGGTGAACGCGGACTCGACCCGGCCGTCGGCCTCGGTCCACTCGCGCCACAGACCGGCGACCAGGAAAGGGCTGTCGTCGTGCATGCCGATCGCGTGGCGCACGGCGCGCCCGCTTTCGTAGCAGGGTTCGTAGAACCAGCGCATCGGCACGGCGCACAGCTGCAGCCGGCGCCAGGCCGGGGCGAACGAGCGCCGCTCGCCCAGCGTTTCGGCGCGCGCGTTCATGGTGTCGAAGGGCTTCACGCCGGGCGGAATGTGGCGGCGCGGCACCATGCCGTAGCTGGCCAGGCAGGCCGACGGGCTGCCGTCGCTGCCGCGGCGGATGATCGGCGCGCTATAGTCCTTCCAGACTTCGTCGGGCCAGCGCCAGTCGGCCGGCAGCTCGCTGAAGGCGCCGAGCGTGCCGAACTGCTCGCGGGTAGGGGTATGGTAATTCACGCACATGATTCGGTCAGCATAGTGCCGCAGCCCGGGCTTGGCAACCGGCAGGCTGGAAGTCGACCGGCAGCCGCCCCAGGACGTCCAGCCGGTCCGGGCCCGGACGTGCGACCACGATCCCGCCCGGCGCGACGAGTTCGTTCACCAGGGAGCGAATGTTGACATCGTGCGTGACCAGCACCAGGTTGGTCTTGCTGCCTGCATTTCCAAAGACGCCGACGCGCGCCAGCACCGCGCGCCGCTTGGCGTCGGCGGCAGGCATGCTGTCCCTGAACATCGAATCGAGCATCGGCGCCAGTTCCACGCGGCCGAAGGCAAGGCGGGCGGTGTCGAGGCAGCGGCACCAGCGGCTCGACAGCACCGGCCCGAGCGGAATGCCGCGCCTGCGCAAGGACGCGCCGATCGCACGCGCATCCCGCTTGCCCTGTTCGGAGAGGTTGCGCTGGGTGCTGCACGCCGCGAGGCGAAAGCCGGGCGGGTCGCCGATGCCGGGATCGGTGGCGGCGTGGCGGATCAGCAGCACATGGCCGCCGTCCCGCAGGCGCTGCCACAGCGCGCGGTCGGCCGCCCACAAGGGCGCGCCGGCCAGCAAGGCGCCTGCTGCCAGAAAGCGTCGTCGTAACATGCGCGTCTCCTCGGATCGGCCTGCGGGCATTATCCGGCCGCGGGACATGGCCGGGCGCACGGCTGCGGATCGCGCTTGCATTGGTCTCGACCGGTCTCCAAGGACAAGACGCTTCCATGCGCCCGGCATGGACCGGGCGCAAGCATCTCGCTACACTGCGGTGATCACTCCTGGAGACAACATGCTTCGCACATTCGTCCCTGTCGCGCTGCTGGCGGCCAGCCTGGCCCTGCCATCCCTTGCCACAGCCGCCGACACCTGCGGCGAGTACGGCGCCGGGCTGGCGGTGATGAGCACGGCGGACCAGGCCCTGCGCAAGCGCATCGACTACCTCGACCCGGACAGCAAGGCGCAGCGCAGACTGGACAGCCATATCGCGCTGGTGGACCGGACCAATATCGAACGCCTGAAAGCCTGGATCGCACGCTGCGGCTGGCCATCGACCGCCATGCATGGCGCCCGGGCGGTCAAGAATGCCTGGCTGGTGGTCCAGCATGCGGACCGTGACCTGCTTTTCCAGAAGCAGGTGCTGGCCCTGATCGAGCAAGCCGCTGCCGCCGGCGGCGGCGGCCTTGATCAATCTTTTGCCTATCTGTACGACCGCATCGCGGTCATCGAAAAGCGACCGCAGCATTACGGGACGCAGCTATCGGCCCCGACAAATCATTACTGCGCCCTCGCGTTCGATCCCATGGACGAGCGCACGAAGGTCGAGGCGCGCCGCGCGCAGCTCGGAATGGCGCCGCTGGAGGCCTACAGGCGCATGGTGCTGGAGATGCAGCATTGTCCGGTTCCACCGCAGCATCCCTCGGATTATCACTATGCCCCGCCGGTCGAGCAGGGCAAGCAGGCAGCCGGGATCAAACGAAGGTAAAGGTCAGCGCTTCCGGCAGGCGCGATTTCGGCAGGCCGGCATTGAAGTCGGCCTCGGCGTGATAGCCGAAGCTGGCCAGCACCACGCTGGCCAGGCCTTGCTGGTGCAGGCCGAACTCCTCGTCCAGGATCTGCTGGTCGAAGCCTTCCATCGGCGTGGCGTCGATGCCGAGCGAGGCCGCGCCCAGCAGGGCGGTGCCGAGCGCCAGGTAGACCTGTTTTTCGAGCCACTGCGGCATGTCGCGCGTGGTGTAGCGGTGCGTGCGCACATAACCGCGCCGGCCGGCGTCCTGCCCTGCACGGGCGGCATCGTCGCGAAAGCGCCCGTCGCGCGCTTCCTGCGCCAGCAGGCGCTCCAGGTGGGCGTCGTCCATGTCGATGCGCGAGCAGAACACGATCACGTGCGAGGCGTCGAGGATTTTGGACGAGTTGTAGCCGTAGCCGCCCTGCGCCGCCTTGGCCACGCGCGCCTTGCCTTCCGGCGTGCCGGCGACGATGAAGTGCCAGGGCTGCGAATTCACCGACGAGGGGCTGTGGCGCAGCAGGCCGTACACCTGCTGCATCAGTTCTTCGGGAACGCGGCGTGCGCTGTCATAGGCCTTGGCGGTGTGGCGCTTGCGGGCTGCTGCGAGGATATCCATGCTGTTTGCTTCCTTGATTGTTGTGATTTAAAAACCTTCGAGCACGATCTTGCCAACCGCGCGGCCGCTCTCGACCAGGGCGTGCGCACGGCGCAGGTTCTCGGCCGAGATGCGGCCGAAGTGTTGGCCCAGCGTGGTGCGCAAGGTCCCGTCGTCGATCATGCCGGCGACGCGGTTCAGGAGCTGGTGCTGCTCCACCATGTCGGGCGTGGCGAACATCGAGCGCGTGAACATCAGTTCCCAGTGCAGCGAGATCGACTTGCGCTTGAGCGGCAGGGCGTCGAGCGTGGCCGGATCGTCGATCAGGGCGAACTGGCCCTGCGGCGCCAATATGTCGACGATGGCCTCGTAGTGCTGGTCGGTGTGCGTCAGGCTGATGACGATGTCCACTGCGGGAAGGCCGAGCGCCTCCAGCTGCGGACGCAGCGGCTGCGCATGGTCGACGACGTGGTGGGCGCCGAGTTCGCGCACCCAGTTGCGCGTTTCGTCGCGCGAGGCGGTGCCGATCACGGTCAAGCCGGTGAGCTTGCGCGCCAGCTGCAGCAGGATCGAACCGACCCCGCCGGCCGCGCCGATAATCAGCAGAGACTTGCCTTCGCCGCCGCCCTCGACCAGCCTGAGGCGATCGAACAGCAGCTCCCAGGCCGTGATCGCGGTCAGGGGCAGGGCGGCCGACTGGACGAAATCCAGGGTGGCCGGCTTGCGGCCGACGATGCGCTCGTCCACCGCCTGGAATTCGCTGTTCGAGCCGGGACGCACCAGCGAACCTGCGTAGAACACTTCATCGCCGGGCGCGAACAGGGTCACGCTGCCGCCGACCGCGCGCACGATGCCGCTCGCATCCCAGCCCAGCACGCGTGGTTCCGTCACGGGCGCGCCAAGGCGGATCTTGGTGTCCACCGGGTTGACCGAGACGGCGCGCACTTCCACCAGCAGGTCGTGCGGACCCGGTAATGGCATCGGCAACTCGGTCTCGTGCAGGGACTGGGGGTCGCCGATGGGCATGCCGTGCTGGGTATACACTACTGCTTTCATGTTGAATCTCCGGTAAGTGTGGCTTGCCGAGGATTCTAATGACCGCTCAAGCAAGGAAAAACCAGGCTGGAGCGATTTCACTTTCACAGCTAGAGAGAAAATGATCCGGATTGACGACCTGGCGCTGTTCGTTCGTTCCGCCGCCCTCGGCAGCTTTTCGCGGGCCGCGCGCGAGGTCAACCTGCTGCCCGGCCAGGCCAGCGCGGCCATCGGGCGCCTCGAGCGCGAGCTCGATATCCGCCTGTTCGCCCGTTCCACCCGCAGCCTGCGCCTGACCGAGGAAGGCAAGCGCTACCTGCCCTTTGCCCAGGATGCGCTGCAGGCCCTGCGCGATGGCTTCGAGGGCATCCGCGGCGATGTGAACTGCCTGACCGGCACCCTGCAGATCGCGGCGCCCTCGGACTTCGGACGCAACCTGCTGCTGCCATGGATCTCGGAATTCCGCCGAGCCCATCCAGGGCTCGATATCCAGCTGCTGGTATCGGACCAGGTGGCGGACGTGTTCCGAGATCCGGTCGACATCGCCCTGCGCTACGGGCAGATCGACGATGCCAGCTACGTCGCCCTGCCGGTCGCGCCCGGCAACCGCCGCGTGCTGGTGGCCTCGCCCGACTACATCGCCCGGCACGGACGGCCCGCCACGCTCGACGAGCTGGTGCACCACAACTGCCTGCAATACCGGCTGCGCGGCCGCGCCTACGACCGCTGGTCCTTCCCTGTGCCGGAAGGCGCGCGGCTGGTGCAGGTGGCGGGACGGCTGGTGAGCGACGATGCCGAGGTGGTGCGGCGCTGGGCACTGGCCGGCGAAGGCATCGCGTATAAATCCTGGCTTGACGTCAGCCAGGACGTGGCGCAGGGGCGCCTGGAAGTGCTGCTGCCGGAGATGCCGGGCGAGCCGACCCCGCTGCACCTGGTCTGCCCGCATCGCAGGCAGTTCTCGCCGGCGGTGAAGCTGCTGCATGCCCTGCTGGAGGAACGCTGCCGCCCGCTGGCGCGCCCGGCTTAATCTGACGCGTTCATGTCCGCCGCCAGGGTGGCCACCAGCTCTGCCGCCGGCATGGCGCGCGCCTGGGCAAAATTGACGCCGCCCCAGTTGACGGAATACTCCTGGCTGCCCTTGCCGGCCGCCGCCGCATGCAGGGCCTTGGCGGCGTCGTAGGCGATCGGATAGTCGGGCAGGGGCGGGTGCCCCGCCGCGCCGACCTCGGTGAACAGCCTGTTGACGATGCCGCGCGCCGGCCGTCCGGAGATGACGGGGCTCAGTACGGTCTGCAGGCTGCCGCCCCGGGCAATCAGCGCGCGGTGGTGCGGCGGGGCCATCGATTCGGGACAGGCGATGAAGGCGCTGCCCATCTGGACCGCGCTGGCGCCGTGCCGGAAGGCGCTGCGGATATGTCGACCGTCCATGATGCCGCCGGCCGCGACCAGCGGCAACGCGAGGTTTGCGCGCAGCTGCTCCAGCAGGTCGAAGGTGGGCAGCGCAGGGTCGGGGCTGGATGGGTCGAAGATGCCGCGGTGCCCGCCCGCCTCGATGCCCTGGGCAACGATCACGTCGATGCCGGCCGCCTCGATGCGCAGTGCTTCGTCGAGCGAGGTGGCGGTGGCGAACAGGGTGATGCCGGCCGCTTTCAGCGCATCGATCCAGGCCTGCGGCGGCAGGCCGAAATGGAAGCTGACCACGGCCGGGCGCGCCTCCAGCAACAGCGCGAACATGGCCTCGTCGTCCAGGAAGCTGCGGTAGATCTCGCTGAGTGCGGCGGGCGGTTCGGCGCCGAAGCGTGCGAAGTGCGGCCGCAGCCAATCGAGCCAGGCGGCTTCGCGCGCCGGATCGGACTGGGCGGGCGCATGGGCGAACACGTTGACGTTGAATGGGCGGCTGGTCTGGTCGCGCACCGCTGCGATGGCGGCGCGCGCCTGCGGCACGCTCGAGGTGCCGATGGCGATCGAGCCCAGCCCGCCGGTTTCCGAGACGGCCGCGGCCAGCGCCGGGGTCGAGATGCCCGCCATCGGGGCCTGGATGATGGGGTGGCGGATGTCCAGTGTCGACAACAGGTCGTAGGGCATGGTGCAGCTCCGGCAAGTGAAGGGGCGGGCACCAGTATAGCCAGCGCTGCCTGCTCGTGCTCCCGTCGCGGGCATCCAGGCTGGGTGATCTCAGGAGACCCGCACCAGTTTCAGCCCGGCGCGATTGGTGCGCGCGGCCGTGCGTGCCGGCGCCACCGGCCACCATTGGGCCACGCCCCACAGCACTTCCATTCCCACGAACAGCCACAGCAAGGGCAGCCCGCCCTGCGCCAGCGCCCACAGCATCCAGGTCGCGAACAGGAAGCGTCCGGCGCCGTCGTAGCGCCCGAGCGCCAGGCTCGGTTCCAGCAGGCGCCGCACGGACCACAGCAGGACCAGGCTGCCCATCAGGCAGGTGATCAGGATGTGGATCTGGGCAAAGGACGCGAGCGCCGGGCCGCCCATCCAGAGATTGAGCCTGGTGAGCTGCGGGTACAGCAGCGCGAAGGTCCAGGGGGTGGCGAAGGGCGCCACGATGAGGATGTCGCACAGGGCGCTGGCGCGCGTGATGCGCAGATAGGTGGGGAGTGTGACGGTTGGCATGGCGGGCTCCTGCGGCTTGGATGATGCATCCACGATGCTGGCACGGCTTGCCGTCGGGCTCCTTGCGATTGGACGAAAAAAGGGCTGGATGCCTGCGCATCCAGCCCAACGGGAGACGATGAAACGCGGTTCGGCCCGGGGCCTCAGGTGCCGATCCTGCCGCCGTCATTCCTGGTGATGACGATGGTCGCCGAGCGCGGACGCTTGCCGGCGCCGTAGCCGGCGTTGCTC includes:
- a CDS encoding BrnA antitoxin family protein; its protein translation is MNTESTLHAAPARRARPPKRKTRITIYLDDEVLNEFRNLSERCGTGYQTLINAALRHRLAAPGVESSLA
- a CDS encoding DUF808 domain-containing protein; the protein is MAAGSLLALLDDIASVLDDVSVMSKVAAKKTAGVLGDDLALNAQQVTGVNADRELPVVWAVAKGSLKNKAILVPAALAISAFIPWLITPLLVIGGAFLCYEGFEKLAHKFLHSKEEDAQRKAEHVAHLAATEVDMCALEKEKINGAVRTDFILSAEIIVIALGTVENAPFSQQVMVLTAIALVMTVGVYGLVAAIVKMDDAGLYLSQKAGSLARGTGRLLLATAPKLMKFLSVVGTAAMFMVGGGIIAHAWAPLHHFAEQAAEVTAGVPGIGGVLAAITPTVVDALAGVVVGAIVLAVVTVVQRLRGKKGH
- a CDS encoding NAD-dependent epimerase/dehydratase family protein, which gives rise to MRILLTGASGFIGQHLLQALLAEGHHVVCAQRRAATPAESGAGAGTPCATIHADFAQDTDESAWLARIKGSRAASAAASTVQEGGRRLPGLASAARLHHPVLAGLRQRGRQQQSLAQPGQHAAGAAFRQRAAAGTAPSASTRRRAWASCS
- a CDS encoding NAD(P)-dependent alcohol dehydrogenase — protein: MRAYQILPGANIDGLQCIDYPDRDLGHGEVRIRVHAVSLNYRDLMVASGNYLVTVDDPIIPCSDGAGEVLAVGPGVTRVQVGDRVAGSFFPYWQDGATSPEKIRHALGGDIDGMLAEEVVLHEDALAKIPASLSFVEAATMPCAGVTAWNAIFVSSNQLKPGDTVLLLGTGGVSVLGMQLARAAGLRTIITSSSDEKLQRARELGAHHTINYQAIPEWHEEVLAVTQGRGANVVLEVGGKGTVNRSVSAAAMGGTVAIIGGVSGFGGEVNPAALLASAKRMVGIFVGSRAMLEDVMRLADTTGLKPVIDRVFPFAQAQDAYRYMESGSHFGKVVIDVTGQA
- a CDS encoding glutaminyl-peptide cyclotransferase; this encodes MLKPLATFALAVSLAGAAQAAVPIYGFVVKNTYPHDPKAFTQGLFFRDGHLFETTGRNGTSWVRRVDLASGKVLQQADMPAEVFGEGATPVGNDILALTWTSQVGYVFDRKTFKLKSTFKYVGEGWGLASDARHVYMSDGSSFIRILEPKTMKELRRIQVTHQGKPIAQLNELEMVEGELFANIWGSDLIVRIDPQDGSVKGVINLEGLLPPAQRGTLDPDAVLNGIAWDSKGKRLFVTGKLWPKLYQIELVPQKR
- a CDS encoding SOS response-associated peptidase family protein; the encoded protein is MCVNYHTPTREQFGTLGAFSELPADWRWPDEVWKDYSAPIIRRGSDGSPSACLASYGMVPRRHIPPGVKPFDTMNARAETLGERRSFAPAWRRLQLCAVPMRWFYEPCYESGRAVRHAIGMHDDSPFLVAGLWREWTEADGRVESAFTQITINADTHPLMSRMHKPGDEKRSLVVIAPEELDDWLACRDVETARTFLRHYPAARMKDWAAPQTVRKAAEPSPNLSLF
- a CDS encoding histidine phosphatase family protein, with amino-acid sequence MLRRRFLAAGALLAGAPLWAADRALWQRLRDGGHVLLIRHAATDPGIGDPPGFRLAACSTQRNLSEQGKRDARAIGASLRRRGIPLGPVLSSRWCRCLDTARLAFGRVELAPMLDSMFRDSMPAADAKRRAVLARVGVFGNAGSKTNLVLVTHDVNIRSLVNELVAPGGIVVARPGPDRLDVLGRLPVDFQPAGCQARAAALC
- the nfsB gene encoding oxygen-insensitive NAD(P)H nitroreductase; this translates as MDILAAARKRHTAKAYDSARRVPEELMQQVYGLLRHSPSSVNSQPWHFIVAGTPEGKARVAKAAQGGYGYNSSKILDASHVIVFCSRIDMDDAHLERLLAQEARDGRFRDDAARAGQDAGRRGYVRTHRYTTRDMPQWLEKQVYLALGTALLGAASLGIDATPMEGFDQQILDEEFGLHQQGLASVVLASFGYHAEADFNAGLPKSRLPEALTFTFV
- a CDS encoding zinc-binding alcohol dehydrogenase family protein, whose translation is MKAVVYTQHGMPIGDPQSLHETELPMPLPGPHDLLVEVRAVSVNPVDTKIRLGAPVTEPRVLGWDASGIVRAVGGSVTLFAPGDEVFYAGSLVRPGSNSEFQAVDERIVGRKPATLDFVQSAALPLTAITAWELLFDRLRLVEGGGEGKSLLIIGAAGGVGSILLQLARKLTGLTVIGTASRDETRNWVRELGAHHVVDHAQPLRPQLEALGLPAVDIVISLTHTDQHYEAIVDILAPQGQFALIDDPATLDALPLKRKSISLHWELMFTRSMFATPDMVEQHQLLNRVAGMIDDGTLRTTLGQHFGRISAENLRRAHALVESGRAVGKIVLEGF
- a CDS encoding LysR family transcriptional regulator is translated as MIRIDDLALFVRSAALGSFSRAAREVNLLPGQASAAIGRLERELDIRLFARSTRSLRLTEEGKRYLPFAQDALQALRDGFEGIRGDVNCLTGTLQIAAPSDFGRNLLLPWISEFRRAHPGLDIQLLVSDQVADVFRDPVDIALRYGQIDDASYVALPVAPGNRRVLVASPDYIARHGRPATLDELVHHNCLQYRLRGRAYDRWSFPVPEGARLVQVAGRLVSDDAEVVRRWALAGEGIAYKSWLDVSQDVAQGRLEVLLPEMPGEPTPLHLVCPHRRQFSPAVKLLHALLEERCRPLARPA
- a CDS encoding nitronate monooxygenase, whose product is MPYDLLSTLDIRHPIIQAPMAGISTPALAAAVSETGGLGSIAIGTSSVPQARAAIAAVRDQTSRPFNVNVFAHAPAQSDPAREAAWLDWLRPHFARFGAEPPAALSEIYRSFLDDEAMFALLLEARPAVVSFHFGLPPQAWIDALKAAGITLFATATSLDEALRIEAAGIDVIVAQGIEAGGHRGIFDPSSPDPALPTFDLLEQLRANLALPLVAAGGIMDGRHIRSAFRHGASAVQMGSAFIACPESMAPPHHRALIARGGSLQTVLSPVISGRPARGIVNRLFTEVGAAGHPPLPDYPIAYDAAKALHAAAAGKGSQEYSVNWGGVNFAQARAMPAAELVATLAADMNASD